AAGTAGTCCATCGGATATTTCAAACCAAAGAACAGGTACGAAGAAAGAAGAAGACTCAGTGCCAAGGTTCTTCGATAAACTTCTCCAGAAAGATTGTCATTCTTTCTTCGAGAAATCCGCAGCTTTTTAGCGGCCTAAGGAAAGGTACGAGATTATTTCCGCTAGCTTTGTGGTGCATACAGCTTTCGATAAGCAAATCCCCTTCTTGCCTAATAACACAGTAACCAAGCACATTGGAATCGTCCTGAACCATTTCAGTAATCCCTTCATTTTCTTGTTCTTCGCTTTCCGATAGCGGAATATCTAGTGTGCTACCATCCACACAGAAAACAAGACTATCCTCGAAACAACTTATTTCGAAAGGAAAAAACACGAGAAGACCATCCTCCAGAATACATTTCACTATGTCAGATGCTTTTTCAGACCAGTGACGTGGAAACTCACCATAACTAAACCCGTAAACGAGCTCATCGTATGGAGTTATCTCTCCGGCGCACTCAGAATCATCGGAGGGAATGGTAAAGGCATCCTTTATAATCTCTACAAAATGTGTTAGATCAAACTCGTCAATCTTAACGGACAATCTGTTCACCTTGTGATTCACCTTGCCTATGAGTATGGACTATCTAAAGACAGCCGTGTTAAACGAGGCCAACATCAATAGGCTTTTGTCATCTGCTTTCAGTTTTCACGTCGACGACTGCAAAACCCCTAGAGGCTTTATCTATAAGTAATTATACTTGATACCCATCTAGAACAACAAAGAACTCCCCCAGGTTGAAGGATCGTATTTCAGCAAGAAGTATATGCTATAATTACAAATAACGGCAACTATCTATAGTTATTGCCATTATTTGTGGGTGATTTCAATGGAGAAGATTAGTCGAAACCAAGTAAAAGAGTGGTTCAAAAACAATCAGTTTCTTATGCACTATCAACTGATCAATGAACTGAGTACACTTTTGCCTAATAGGAAGACAGGTACTCATTATGCAACCCTGCACCGGCTGAAGAAAGAAGGACTCATAAGAAACGTCAGAAGAGGCCTCTATGAAGCCGGAAGCAAACGGGAGTTCGAACCTGCCGTATCGAAGGAACTCTCAGGTTTGTTCAAGAAGCTTCGCAAGAGCTTCCCATACCTGGAAGACCTGTGTGTCTGGGATAGCAGATGGCTAAACGAATTCACTGTTCAGCAGGCGCTTTCTTCTATGGTGATCATAGAAACTGAGCGAGGTACAGAGGACAGCGTGTTTGAATATATCAAAGCATCGTACTCCCGGGTGTTCATTGATCCGACTCCGAAGGAGATAGACAACTACATTCTCGGATGCGAGAAGTGTTTTGTCGTAAGGTCGCTTGTAACTGAAGCCCCTGTAACGTCCTTTGATAATGTCGCCATACCGAGGTTAGAGAAAATACTTGTCGATCTTGTCTGCGAGAAGGATCTCTTCGTATCGTTTCAAGGGGAGGAGTTACGCAACATATATCACAGGGCTTTGACCGATTACGACGTGAGCCTGAGCACGCTCAGAAGATATGCTAGGCGACGCGGGAGGTTAGAAGAGATAGACAAGCTCATAGTGACCCAGGGAGAGGGCATGTGATCACAAGAAACTCTGCTACCAAAGAATGGTTGGATACAGTTATGAAATCTTACAAGAGAAATGACCCCGGAATAGTAGAGAAGACCATAATGGCCCTGACGTTGCTCGAACAGCTTTCTGTTGAAGGCCTAGACTTCATATTCAAAGGTGAAATATCTCTTATGCTTCTTCTAGATAGTCACAACAGGTTCTCACTGGACATAGACATATTGCTTCCCGATAAACCCAAGAACCTCGAAGATATATTCAACAGGATCTGTAGCAATGGGATGTTCAAAAGCTGGTCTGAGGATAAGCGCAAGACTCCCTCAAATGTCCCCAAAGTTCACTATGGTTTTGTGTGGAATTCAACTATAGATGGTACAGAAAGGACAGTTCTTCTTGATATTCTCTTCCAGGAAACTGGTAATAGAGAGTTGTTGAAGATTCCCATAAAGCACAGAGTTATCGAAACTGTTCCGCCCGAGGTGCCTGTAAAGGTCCAGAGTGTGGACTCTCTCCTGGGGGACAAGCTCACGGCCTTTGCACCCAACACAACAGGCATACCGTATGCTGTTGAAAAGGAAGTAGAAATAATAAAACAATTATTTGACCTGGGGATTCTCTTCGATGAACTGAACAACCTGAATTCTGTGCATACCTCATTTACTCAAAACTGCCTGCAGGAACTCTCTTACAGACAACTACGACTTAACGAAGAAGTAGTGCTGAACGATTGCTTTGACACAGCCCTTACGCTGGTCTATAAGGGAGCATATAAGACTGAGAATTTTTCCAGACTGATGAAAGGCATAAGAGGGTTCAAGAACTTTGTTTTCAACAGCAGCTATTCTCAGGAGGATGCTATCCGGAGCGCTGCAAAGGTTATGTATCTTGTTCAGACTATCCTTAGCGGGAAGGACAAATATGAGAAATTCGAAACCCCAGAAGTTGTAAGAGAGCTTACGATCAATGATCCAAAATGGAGCAAACTGAACAAGATAAAGAAGACAGACCCAGAGGCATTCTTCTACCTTTTCAATGCTGTGAAACTGCTTGGGGGATAAAGAAGTACCCTTAAATAGAGTATTCTGTAATGACTGCATCGGTTCCCACCCAGACTCAAAGCCTCTATTGCCGCTCTGCGGGGAGAAGCAACTCCTGCACTCGTGTACGTAACTGTGCTATAGTTTAATCAGGAGCAAATAAATTCTCATAGGAGGCTTCTAATGCTTATAACAGACGCAGGCGACGGTTATGTCTATGTTGAATTTCCAGCCTCAGAGCTTGTGGGCAAGCAGAAATCCGGGGAGTTCATGTCTTACTGTGACAGAGGCGCCCCACCAATTCCATAAGAGCTAATTGCACCGAAGCTGTGAAGCGAGGAAGCACTCTCTATTAGGTGTTTTTCATGTAAAGGCCCGGGATTACCCCGGGCATTATTCTTTTGTCTTCAGTTTAGAGTAGTTCTTCAATCTCCGACTGTCGATGATACCTTCCTCGACGGCCTTGCGAACGGCACAGCCGGGCTCGACAGTGTGAGTGCAGTCTCTGAACCTGCACTTAGCGGAAAGTTCGGCGATATCCTCAAAGGCTTCGTCAAGACCTTCCGTTGCACTAATTGCAAACTCTCTCATTCCAGGAACATCGATCAATTTTCCACCTTCTCGAAGAAAGTGAACTTGAGAAGAGGTAGTCGTGTGCTTTCCCTTATGAGTAGAATCGCTTACTTCAGCGGTCTTCACATCGCTCCTGCAAATCGCGTTCACTAGGGAAGACTTTCCGACCCCGGAACTGCCAGCAAGCACA
This genomic stretch from Mesotoga sp. UBA6090 harbors:
- a CDS encoding DUF6577 family protein — its product is MEKISRNQVKEWFKNNQFLMHYQLINELSTLLPNRKTGTHYATLHRLKKEGLIRNVRRGLYEAGSKREFEPAVSKELSGLFKKLRKSFPYLEDLCVWDSRWLNEFTVQQALSSMVIIETERGTEDSVFEYIKASYSRVFIDPTPKEIDNYILGCEKCFVVRSLVTEAPVTSFDNVAIPRLEKILVDLVCEKDLFVSFQGEELRNIYHRALTDYDVSLSTLRRYARRRGRLEEIDKLIVTQGEGM
- a CDS encoding nucleotidyl transferase AbiEii/AbiGii toxin family protein is translated as MITRNSATKEWLDTVMKSYKRNDPGIVEKTIMALTLLEQLSVEGLDFIFKGEISLMLLLDSHNRFSLDIDILLPDKPKNLEDIFNRICSNGMFKSWSEDKRKTPSNVPKVHYGFVWNSTIDGTERTVLLDILFQETGNRELLKIPIKHRVIETVPPEVPVKVQSVDSLLGDKLTAFAPNTTGIPYAVEKEVEIIKQLFDLGILFDELNNLNSVHTSFTQNCLQELSYRQLRLNEEVVLNDCFDTALTLVYKGAYKTENFSRLMKGIRGFKNFVFNSSYSQEDAIRSAAKVMYLVQTILSGKDKYEKFETPEVVRELTINDPKWSKLNKIKKTDPEAFFYLFNAVKLLGG